In Ilumatobacter fluminis, the following proteins share a genomic window:
- a CDS encoding vWA domain-containing protein has product MNQTVAALVAVGVMLTACSGDDDDSSSDDDVEQSSRSSESSDGGRDEEDVFAPPADEPASEPADDARDDSGDDAESDDMATEEPAEEPADAPAGDADAEFADEAAAPTAGEDGSGGLFESEPVEPTDREQDNTFEDYGYRDFVETSDDPLSTFALDVDTGSYTVMRRWIDEGVLPPIESVRPEEYVNAFSYDYDTPRSGLEISVDGGPSPFDDDNVLVRIGVQGEIVDDDDRGPAALTFVVDTSGSMDRDDRLGLVKESLEILVEELDDDDTVAIVTYSDASGVVLFPTPVSERDVILDAIDDLEPGGSTNLESGLRTGYELAGEAFRDDGINRVVLASDGVANVGVTDPDALAAMIRDDADRGINLVTVGFGMGNFNDVTMEQLADQGDGFYAYVDTDEEAERLFEDELTSTLLTVAKDAKIQVEFDPEIVEAYRLIGFENRGVRDSDFRNDDVDAGELGAGHQVTAVYELELERGVDLDDRDEIGEVFLRWEDPDDGDVTEIDEDIDLRDVEIDWASTPDDFRLATVVAVFAEVLRDNPYADDIEMASLVAEADRLADEMDDDDIDELAALIDEAADLMG; this is encoded by the coding sequence GTGAACCAGACAGTGGCGGCCTTGGTCGCCGTGGGGGTGATGCTCACTGCTTGCAGTGGGGATGACGACGACTCTTCGAGCGACGACGACGTCGAGCAGTCGTCCCGGTCGTCCGAGTCGTCCGACGGAGGGCGAGACGAGGAGGACGTCTTCGCACCACCGGCCGACGAACCGGCGTCCGAGCCAGCCGACGACGCCCGAGACGACAGCGGTGACGACGCCGAGAGCGACGACATGGCGACCGAGGAGCCGGCGGAGGAACCTGCCGATGCTCCGGCCGGGGACGCCGACGCCGAGTTCGCCGACGAGGCCGCGGCGCCGACCGCCGGTGAGGACGGGTCCGGCGGGTTGTTCGAGTCCGAACCGGTCGAGCCGACCGACCGCGAGCAGGACAACACCTTCGAGGACTACGGCTATCGCGACTTCGTCGAGACGAGCGACGACCCGTTGTCGACGTTCGCCCTCGATGTCGACACCGGTTCGTACACGGTCATGCGACGGTGGATCGACGAAGGGGTGCTCCCGCCGATCGAGTCGGTCCGCCCGGAGGAGTACGTCAACGCCTTCTCGTACGACTACGACACGCCGCGCAGCGGTCTGGAGATCAGCGTCGACGGTGGCCCATCACCGTTCGACGACGACAATGTGCTCGTCCGCATCGGTGTGCAAGGCGAGATCGTCGACGACGACGACCGGGGTCCGGCCGCGCTCACCTTCGTGGTCGACACGTCCGGGTCGATGGATCGAGACGATCGTCTCGGGCTGGTGAAGGAGTCGCTCGAGATCCTCGTCGAGGAGTTGGACGACGACGACACGGTCGCGATCGTCACCTACTCCGACGCCTCGGGCGTCGTGCTGTTCCCGACGCCGGTCAGCGAACGAGACGTGATCCTCGACGCGATCGACGACCTCGAGCCCGGCGGGTCGACCAACCTCGAGAGCGGACTCCGCACGGGCTACGAACTGGCCGGCGAGGCCTTCCGAGACGACGGCATCAATCGGGTCGTGCTCGCCTCGGACGGTGTCGCCAACGTCGGCGTGACCGACCCGGACGCCTTGGCGGCGATGATCCGAGACGATGCCGACCGCGGCATCAACCTCGTGACGGTCGGCTTCGGCATGGGCAACTTCAACGACGTCACGATGGAGCAGCTCGCCGACCAGGGCGACGGTTTCTACGCCTACGTCGACACCGACGAGGAGGCCGAGCGCCTGTTCGAGGACGAGCTGACATCGACACTGCTCACCGTGGCGAAGGACGCCAAGATCCAGGTCGAGTTCGACCCGGAGATCGTCGAGGCCTACCGGCTGATCGGGTTCGAGAACCGGGGTGTGCGCGACAGCGATTTCCGCAACGACGACGTCGACGCCGGCGAGCTCGGTGCCGGTCACCAGGTAACCGCCGTCTACGAGCTCGAACTCGAGCGTGGCGTCGACCTCGACGACCGGGACGAGATCGGCGAGGTGTTCCTGCGGTGGGAGGACCCGGACGACGGCGACGTGACCGAGATCGACGAGGACATCGACCTGCGCGACGTCGAGATCGATTGGGCGAGCACGCCGGACGACTTCCGCCTCGCGACCGTCGTGGCCGTCTTCGCGGAGGTATTGCGCGACAACCCGTACGCCGACGACATCGAGATGGCGTCGCTCGTCGCCGAAGCCGACCGGCTGGCCGACGAGATGGACGACGACGACATCGACGAGCTCGCCGCACTCATCGACGAAGCCGCCGATCTGATGGGCTGA
- a CDS encoding aldo/keto reductase, with translation MEHVRFGRTGLRVSKLCLGTMTFGFQCDDETSFAIMDTAYDAGISFFDTADVYPIGGPVETIGRTEELIGRWMARHGRRDDIVLATKCFFRTGPNAWDQGNSRKNIMRAIDRSLERLGTDYVDLYQIHFFDPHTPIDETLQALDDLVRSGKVRYVGCSNTMAYQLARAIGRSEALGISRFEAVQPRYNLLFRENERELFRLCDEDDVAVIPYNPLAGGLLTGKHRQGAPTEGTRFTLGGAGEMYSERYWQDQMFASVEDLRAVAEDAGVPMTTMAIQWVLANPVVTAPIIGASRPEQLAASVAAVESPIDADVKAKLDELTALYRQGDHER, from the coding sequence ATGGAACATGTTCGTTTCGGCCGCACCGGCCTTCGCGTCTCGAAGCTGTGCCTCGGCACGATGACCTTCGGGTTCCAGTGCGACGACGAGACCTCGTTCGCCATCATGGACACGGCGTACGACGCCGGGATCTCGTTCTTCGACACCGCCGACGTGTACCCGATCGGTGGTCCGGTCGAGACGATCGGCCGGACCGAAGAGCTGATCGGTCGGTGGATGGCACGTCACGGTCGTCGTGACGACATCGTCCTGGCCACCAAGTGCTTCTTCCGCACCGGACCGAACGCGTGGGATCAGGGCAACAGCCGCAAGAACATCATGCGGGCGATCGACCGGTCGCTCGAGCGCCTCGGCACCGACTACGTCGACCTGTACCAGATCCACTTCTTCGATCCGCACACACCGATCGACGAGACGCTCCAGGCACTGGACGACCTCGTGCGGTCGGGCAAGGTCCGATACGTCGGCTGCTCGAACACGATGGCGTACCAGCTCGCCCGGGCGATCGGTCGCAGCGAGGCGCTCGGCATCAGCCGGTTCGAGGCGGTGCAGCCCCGCTACAACCTCCTGTTCCGAGAGAACGAACGCGAGCTGTTCCGCCTGTGTGACGAGGACGACGTCGCCGTCATCCCGTACAACCCGCTCGCCGGCGGCCTGCTCACCGGCAAGCACAGGCAGGGCGCACCCACCGAGGGCACCCGGTTCACGCTCGGCGGCGCAGGCGAGATGTACTCGGAGCGCTACTGGCAGGATCAGATGTTCGCGTCGGTCGAAGACCTGCGGGCCGTCGCCGAGGACGCCGGGGTGCCGATGACGACGATGGCGATCCAGTGGGTACTCGCCAACCCGGTGGTCACGGCACCGATCATCGGTGCCAGCCGCCCGGAACAGCTCGCCGCGTCGGTCGCAGCGGTCGAGTCACCGATCGACGCCGACGTCAAGGCGAAGCTCGACGAACTCACCGCCCTGTACCGACAGGGCGATCACGAACGCTGA